Proteins encoded by one window of Arachis hypogaea cultivar Tifrunner chromosome 1, arahy.Tifrunner.gnm2.J5K5, whole genome shotgun sequence:
- the LOC112727343 gene encoding uncharacterized protein codes for MVNYQKYWVNFDRRTPEFRKCLDELFLDIAFSQPGVKNQIRCPCPKCNNFMFKFRNEVHHHVRQWGIVTSYKTWVHHGEILQDTSTIDVSDLNEIDCERENDSATYEMLYNTFRGETLGETPRDFATNVDENIEEEPHQGAKRFQRLMRDYEQSLYPDSGISRLSFIVKLFQMKCRYGWSNNSVDALLLFLKSIFPKENSCLTSFYDARKVIQDLGLDYEKIDACVNDCILFRGQEYADLDECPKCKQSRWVKGRGNEKDNLRKKVPQKILRYFPLKPRLPRIFMCEETARAIRWHKEKRLDDGVLKHPADSMAWKTFDEEHEWFARDARNIRLGVSSDGFNPFGNMNISYSTWPVVLIPYNYPPWMALKHSNWMLSLLIPGPKSPGNSIDVYLEPLIEELKELWEGGVEIFDVVQRRNFKLSAAVLWTINDYPAYSMLSGWSTKGALACACCHRETSSKRLKHGHKHCYMGHRRYLPHDHPWRRNKSSFDNTRELGEAPKPLSGYDVIEEFKTFEQTEFGNNTKKRKKSEHDKVAGNWKKKSIFFELPYWKTLLLRHNLDVMHIEKNVFDNILGTLLNIDGKTKDNLNAQLDLQLMGIKRDLHPRRVGNKFVMPIAKYTLSKTRKENERQLLCQFLKELKLPDSYSSNIGRCVHVEDCKIYGLKSHDCHVLIERLLPLAIRELLPKEVCEPLIHLSIYFGELCSKELKVDVLDKLETQIAITLCKLETVFSPAFFDVMVHLTVHLAHEAKLAGPVQYRWMYSVERYLRTLKSYVGNKARPEGSICEGYISEEAMTLVGRYLDENSKNSDPGENEPMRGIAVFKVLYQFSCKGAYKELSILEHREAQFYVMKNCEEVQPWVDEHMAVLTRENPRYLQKRHKDQFVKWFERKISDLHKVGSARVNNQLLSLARGPDRCAHFYNTCAVNGFTFRSKTHEASLKTQNSGVVVKGDELTGGVDYYGVLTDIIELDYVGKHKVVLFKCEWFDVPPIGRNQSRRYSKDEYGFINVDVTYVRYKDEPFILACQAEQVYYVKAIKRPNWCTVIRVKPRNTYDVPEQDIMQEEAYQQAEMGSFNQVPSSGDMNFLMELGRGDIEGSSVDVPKSMEDKEEEE; via the exons ATGGTCAATTACCAGAAATATTGGGTTAATTTTGATAGGCGTACTCCTGAGTTTAGAAAGTGCCTCGAtgaattatttttggatattgcCTTCTCTCAACCCGGTGTGAAAAATCAAATACGTTGTCCTTGTCCCAAATGCAACAATTTTATGTTCAAATTTAGAAATGAAGTTCATCATCATGTGCGCCAATGGGGGATAGTGACCTCTTATAAAACATGGGTGCATCATGGTGAGATACTTCaagatacatccactatagatGTGTCTGATCTAAATGAAATTGATTGTGAAAGGGAGAATGATTCTGCCACTTATGAGATGTTGTATAACACCTTTAGAGGAGAAACACTAGGGGAGACGCCGAGAGATTTCGCTACCAACGTAGATGAAAATATAGAAGAAGAACCTCATCAGGGAGCAAAGAGGTTCCAGAGGCTAATGAGGGATTATGAGCAAAGCCTGTATCCGGACAGTGGGATATCAAGGTTATCTTTCATTGTCAAGTTGTTTCAAATGAAATGTCGCTATGGATGGAGCAACAATTCAGTTGATGCTTTGTTGCTCTTTCTAAAAAGCATATTTCCAAAGGAAAACTCTTGTCTAACTTCATTTTATGATGCTCGAAAAGTGATTCAAGATTTGGGATTAGATTACGAGAAGATAGATGCTTGTGTGAATGATTGCATTTTGTTTCGGGGGCAAGAATATGCTGATCTTGATGAATGTCCAAAGTGTAAGCAATCTAGATGGGTGAAGGGGAGGGGGAATGAAAAGGATAACCTTCGGAAGAAGGTACCCCAGAAGATACTAAGATACTTTCCGTTAAAACCTAGGCTTCCAAGGATCTTCATGTGTGAAGAAACAGCGCGAGCAATAAGGTGGCACAAAGAGAAACGACTTGACGATGGAGTCCTAAAACACCCAGCAGATTCGATGGCGTGGAAGACATTTGATGAGGAGCACGAATGGTTTGCACGTGATGCTAGAAATATCAGGCTTGGAGTTTCTAGTGATGGATTCAATCCGTTCGGAAATATGAACATTTCCTATAGTACTTGGCCAGTTGTTCTCATCCCATATAACTATCCTCCTTGGATGGCTTTGAAACATTCAAATTGGATGTTATCTCTACTTATTCCAGGCCCTAAATCCCCTGGCAATTCTATTGATGTATACTTAGAACCGTTAATTGAAGAGTTGAAAGAATTGTGGGAAGGGGGTGTTGAAATATTTGATGTGGTTCAGAGACGGAACTTTAAGTTGTCTGCTGCAGTTTTATGGACAATAAATGATTATCCAGCCTATTCTATGTTATCCGGTTGGAGCACTAAAGGTGCACTAGCATGTGCGTGTTGCCACAGGGAAACTAGTTCTAAGAGGCTGAAACATGGACACAAGCATTGCTATATGGGTCATCGCCGCTATTTGCCGCATGATCATCCGTGGCGAAGAAATAAGAGTTCTTTCGACAATACCAGGGAACTTGGTGAAGCACCTAAGCCACTGTCTGGTTATGATGTCATAGAAGAATTCAAGACTTTTGAACAAACGGAGTTTGGGAACAAtactaaaaagagaaagaagtctGAGCATGACAAGGTGGCTggaaattggaaaaagaaaagcaTTTTCTTTGAGTTGCCTTATTGGAAGACATTATTGTTAcgtcataatttagatgtaatgCATATAGAGAAGAACGTGTTCGATAATATACTGGGTACACTATTGAATATAGATGGAAAGACAAAGGACAATCTTAATGCACAGCTTGATCTTCAACTTATGGGTATCAAGAGAGACCTTCATCCTCGTAGAGTGGGCAACAAGTTTGTGATGCCGATAGCCAAATATACTTTGTCAAAGACTAGGAAGGAGAATGAAAGGCAACTTCTTTGTCAGTTCTTGAAAGAACTCAAGTTGCCTGATTCGTATTCATCAAATATTGGAAGGTGTGTGCACGTTGAAGATTGCAAAATTTATGGCTTGAAGAGCCATGATTGCCATGTCCTAATAGAACGGCTGCTACCACTTGCAATTCGTGAGCTTTTACCCAAAGAAGTTTGTGAACCGTTGATACATCTAAGTATTTACTTTGGAGAGCTTTGTTCCAAAGAATTGAAGGTGGACGTTCTAGACAAACTTGAAACCCAGATTGCAATCACACTATGTAAATTAGAGACCGTTTTTTCTCCGGCTTTTTTTGATGTGATGGTTCACCTAACCGTTCATCTTGCCCATGAAGCTAAGTTAGCCGGACCTGTTCAATATCGCTGGATGTACTCTGTTGAGAG ATATTTGCGCACACTAAAGAGTTATGTGGGAAACAAAGCACGTCCTGAGGGGTCAATATGTGAGGGTTATATCTCGGAAGAAGCAATGACCCTTGTGGGGAGATATTTGGATGAAAATTCTAAGAATTCTGACCCTGGCGAGAATGAACCTATGCGAGGCATAGCTGTGTTCAAAGTACTTTACCAGTTTAGTTGTAAAGGGGCATACAAGGAACTTAGTATCTTAGAGCATAGGGAAGCTCAATTCTATGTGATGAAGAATTGTGAAGAAGTTCAACCATGGGTTGATGAACATATGGCAGTTTTAACAAGAGAAAATCCAAGATATCTGCAgaaaaggcacaaggatcaatttGTGAAATGGTTTGAAAGGAAG ATTTCAGATCTACACAAAGTAGGGAGTGCACGGGTGAATAATCAGCTGCTTTCTCTAGCAAGAGGTCCTGATCGTTGTGCACATTTCTACAACACATGTGCTGTCAACGGTTTTACATTTCGAAGTAAAACCCATGAAGCCTCTTTGAAGACTCAAAATAGTGGAGTAGTTGTGAAGGGAGATGAATTGACTGGGGGTGTGGATTATTATGGCGTGTTGACTGATATTATTGAGTTAGATTATGTCGGAAAACATAAAGTGGTCTTATTTAAGTGTGAGTGGTTTGATGTTCCTCCAATAGGCCGAAATCAAAGTAGGAGATATAGTAAAGATGAGTATGGATTCATAAATGTGGATGTCACATATGTTAGATATAAGGATGAGCCTTTCATTTTAGCATGTCAAGCTGAGCAAGTATACTATGTAAAGGCAATTAAAAGGCCTAATTGGTGTACTGTGATCCGAGTAAAGCCTCGCAATACATATGATGTGCCCGAGCAAGATATCATGCAAGAAGAGGCATACCAACAAGCTGAAATGGGAAGCTTTAATCAAGTACCCAGTTCGGGTGATATGAATTTTTTGATGGAATTGGGTAGAGGTGACATAGAGGGATCAAGTGTGGACGTCCCTAAGTCTAtggaagataaagaagaagaagaataa